One Bacillota bacterium genomic window, CGGCCCCGTTCCCCGACCGGGCCGGAAGCCAGGTAGGGCGGGCCGGCGCTACTTTGCCGATCGGAGGCGTGCTTTAGAATGGCGCTGGTAAGCAAGCAGGCAAGGCAGACCGTCACCGGGTACCTGTTCCTGGCGCCGGCGCTGATCTTCTACGCCATCTTCCTGGTCATCCCCGTGGCCATGTCCGTCTACATCTCGTTCACCAACTGGAACATGCTCGGGCCCCTGGAGCGGGCCCGGCGGGTGGGCTTTTCCCATTACGTCTACCTGCTCACCGCCGACGAGATGTTCGCGGCGTCGCTGAAAAACACCGTCATCTACGCCCTGGGCACGGTCTTCGTCGGCATGGCGGTGGCTTTGGGGATTGCTCTTCTCATCAACCAGTTGCGCGCCAGCGCGCTGTGGCGGTTCCTGATCTTTGCGCCCGTGGTGACGCCGGCCATCGCGGTAGGGCGGATCTGGAGCGGCATTTACCACCCCTCCGGGGGCTACCTCAACGAACTGCTGCGCCTGGTGGGCCTGCCTCCCCAGCAGTGGCTGTCGAGCGCGGAGCTGGCCCTGCCGTCCATCATGATCACCGCCATCTGGGCAGGCGTGGGCGCGACCGTTAT contains:
- a CDS encoding sugar ABC transporter permease, which produces MALVSKQARQTVTGYLFLAPALIFYAIFLVIPVAMSVYISFTNWNMLGPLERARRVGFSHYVYLLTADEMFAASLKNTVIYALGTVFVGMAVALGIALLINQLRASALWRFLIFAPVVTPAIAVGRIWSGIYHPSGGYLNELLRLVGLPPQQWLSSAELALPSIMITAIWAGVGATVIVFIAGLRNVPAQYYDAARIDGASPWHEFWYVTLPMLRPTVLFLSVTGLIGAWQVFDLVYSMAIGGTESGTTPARAVMVVALYLYMTAFRNLRAGRATAGALILFVIIFVITLVLLRVLRRGGLEAYE